In Fusobacterium nucleatum, the genomic stretch CCCCCAGTATCAATATCTAATAATTTATATTCTGGTTTTAAATATTGTTTAATAATATTTTTATAATCCCAAGGTAAATGATTTTCTTCTTCATATCTTCCATGTATATGAGAAAAATCCCAACCTTGAATATGGGCATTTTTTTCTTCTTCAAGCCAATTTGCTATTAATTTTTTATCCATATTAGAAAAATTTTCCATTATCACAATAATTATCTCCTGTTAAAGTAAAAAATATAATACAGCAATCTTTATTGTTATTAATTTTCTTAATGAATTTTGTTAGAAAATCTGCAACTTCTTTTTTAATTTTTTCATCTCTGGCAAACCAATATAACTCAACAAAAGTATAGCCATCAACTATTTTTCCATCAAAAATATATTCTGTATTTTGATGTTCTATGGTAAACCAATTTCTATCACAGCCAATAATTTTTGTCAGTTTATCAATAATTTCTTTGCTATTTTCAACTATTAAATTTTTTTCTATTCCTCTGATTTTTAAATGTGGCATAAAATCAACTCCTTATTAATAATATTTTTAATATTATTTTAACATAGGAATAAAATTTTCTCTATAAGTTTGTATATCTTTATGTTAAAATTTAATAACAAGGGGTATATTTTTAATTTGAAGGGAGAGAATAATATGTTAAAAAGAAACAATATTCCTAATTTTTTAAATCAACAAATATTCTTAGAAGAATTGGAAATGGAACAAGAAAAAAGAATAGATAAGGATGATAATAAAAGTAAAATACTAATTATGGTAGAATTTTTAGAACTTATTATGGGCTTTATATTTTGCTTTTTTCAACTTATATTTTATATAATTTTATTGGCAATTATTATAGGCATTTTTTATGCAATCTTTCAATAAAAAATAAAAAGGAAATGTTGTAAATTTTAAATATAACTTTATTTATAAGTTCACAATCTGATTATGAAAAAACGATAAGAACTATCTATTGTGAATTTAACCCACAATAATTTTTTTCAGAAAATTTTATTATGAGGGTGTAGAAAGTATAATTTTTTTACACCCTCATAAATTAATTATAGCTTTAAAATTATGAAAGCAATTCATTTAATGTAATACAAATTTCACAGGAAGAATGACATTACAAGCCATAGAATTTCCTTGACTGTCTTTTGCAGCTCTAAAACGCCATTGGTAAACTTCTTTAATAGCTGCACTATCAAGAGTTTCATTTCCACTACTTTTATAAAGAGTAACATTTTTTACTTTTCCATCTGCTGCCACTAAAATTTTTACATAAACATCTCCTTCTATTTCAAGATTTCTTATAGAAGGAGGATATTTTGGTGAAGTATAAGATACAAGATATGGAGGTGTCACAGCACCATTTCCACTTCCATTACCAGTACTATCTCCATTTCCTTCAGCTTTTCCAGCACCATTTCCACTTCTGCTTCCACTACCTTCTCCACTTCCTGAACCTTGACCTTCCCCATCTCCTTGTTCAGCACTTCCTTGTGTTTCTCCTGTTGAATTTGAAAGATTTTGTTCATCTAAATTCTTTACTGGATTATTTGATGATGAACTTTTTTTAGTATCTATTTGTTTTTTTTCAATTTTCTTTTTCGGTTCAATAGTTTTTTGTTTTACAATCTTATCTGTTACAATATCTCTATTATCTTTATTTGTTTTGGAAGAAGATGCTTCAGAAGTATTACTAGCTTTTTTTCCACTTCCTCCACCTCCACCACTTTCTCCTAAAGTTATTTCTAAAATTTTTGGTGAATAATTATTTGAATGAAATTCAAAAAGACCAAGTAAAATTGCAATCAAAAAATGAAAAATAAAAGCAACAACAATCCCTTGAAGAAAACGATTGTTTTTATCTGTCATATTTATCCTCCAAATCAGTTGCTAACCCTAAACGGCTAACTCCAGCACCTCTCAATTCATCTATTAATTTAATTACTGTTTTATAATTGACTTCTTCTTCTGCACGAATCATAACAAAAAATTCAGGATTGTTCTCATTTTCTATTTTTACATTTTTAAGCAGTTGTTGTAATTCTATCGGGATGTCATCTAAAAATAAAGAACCATCTTTTTTTATACTTACAGTGAAACTACTTTTTTTAAGTGTTTCTGAATTTTTGGCTTGTGGTAATTGGATAGGAATACTTCTAAGTTCACTCATATACATAGTTCCAACAATGAAAAATACCAGCAATAAAAAAATCATATCAATCATGGGACTTAACATTAATTGAGGAGGTTGATTTGCTTTTTTAGGTCGTCTTCTCATAGATTTACCTCCCTAATTATTTTCCATTGTATTCACTAGAGCTTCAGCAACTTCATAAAGATTAAAAGAAGCTGTTTTTACTTTACTTGATAGATAGGCATGAATACACATTCCAAGAATAGCAATTGATAGACCAAAAACAGTTGTAATCAATGCTTCTCCAATTCCAGCTGTTACAGCCATTGGATTTTGTAATCTTTGATTTAAGGCATTAAAAGAACCTATCATTCCAGTAATAGTTCCTAAAAGCCCAAGCATGGGTGCCAATCCAATAACTACACTCAAATAATCAAGATGTTGTTCCATCTCATCAATGGCACGATCTGCTTTAGAATATACAATAGATTCTAATCGTTTTCCTAGATCTTTTCTAATACTTAAAATATCTGAAGCAAGTTTTGCAGCATCTCCTTTATTTTCTTTTGCGTATCTATGTGCCTCTTCAAAATTATCTTCATTTATAAGAGAGCAAAATTTTATAACAAAAATACTACTGGAAATATTTTTTCTATAATATAGATATCTTTCTACACCGATGGAAATAGAGACTATTGAACATAGAAGAAGAGGCCACATAATAAACCCACCTCTTTGAAAATAATCAATAGCTCCTTCAAAAATTCCCATATCACTACCTCCTAATTTTTTACCCCATTGCCTTTACTAAAAACAATGGGGTAAAATAATATGAATTGGATTTTCTTTATTTTATTATTTCTTTTCTTTTTTTAACTTTTCAGCTAATTCACGTGCTTCTTTAGCAAGTCTAATTTGAGAAGCAAGAGATTTAGAAGAAACAGATAAGCTCACTCCAAACATTCTAGGTAAAGAAGGAGCAATGAAACAAGCAGAATTTAGGTGTCCTGTTGCAAAATCACCCATTTCTAAAATTCCAAAAGTTTTATCTGGAGATACTGTTGTTGTAGGACTTCCATTATAAACTTCAATTGGAGTTCCTTTAACAAACCATAGTTTACTTCCATCTGCATGAATTCCCCATAGATATCCTGGAGAATTAACTGATATAATATTTGTCCAACTTGCAGAGTTAGTTATATTTGCTAAAGTAGTATGATAAACAGCTCCTATCATATTAGCAAAACCAGCATCATAGTGCCCAGCAAAGATATAGACATGATTTGGATCTATAATAGAAATATCACGAATATCACCATTTTGTGCTGGATTTTGAATTTGTACAGTAGTAACTCCACTTTGTTCAAAGTTATTTGTATCCACAATACAAAGATTAGTATCAGCATTTCCAGTTCCAGCATTTTGCATTCCTCCTAAAGAACATACATAAAGCTTATTATCATATAGATCTAAAGTAAAGGAATTTTTTCCAACTGTAACATAATTTATAAGAGTTAGCTTTCCATTTTCATCATCAATTTCAAACTGAACAACTACACTTTCATAATATTCTGTATAGCCGCTTCCTTTATTGATATAGAAAAGTGCATATAGATATCCATCTGTACCTACAGTAAGAGCTTCTCCATGGTAAGTGCCATCATAATGAAATCCTTCAATTCTTGAAAAAGCATCTGGAAAATTATACTCGTGTTTTTGTTTATATCCGTTATCCATATCAATTACACAAAGTTTAGATAAGTCATAACCAGTTCCAAATAACCATCTTCCTTTACTAGCAACTCCATGTAGATTAGCTATTCCTGTCCATGTCTCATTATACAAAGGAGCTGCCCAATTACCTTGTGGGTCAATAATACGATTTGGTAATAAATTTGTTGTAGAATAAGTATATTGGCGTAATACTAACCTACTATTGTAACGATCAAAAAAGTTAAAGAAAGCTGGATCTCCATTTAGTTTTGGATTAGCAATTTTATTTTTAACTGCTGTTAAAGTAGCTGCTGTTCCAGCCCTTTCTCCATAAATAGCACCTGCTGTTCCTTGAGAATAATTAGCATCCACTGCTGTGAAAGCGAAAAGATTTTCCATAGTGTTACCTCCTTATTTTATTAAAATTTATATTGAAAAGTTACATAGTAACTTCTTCCTTGAATAGGGTATTGTATATTAGCATAATCAGTCCCACTTTTATAATTTTGATACATATCACAGGCTTTATTGAATATATCGTTCACTCCAAATGCAAGTTGAAAATTATCAGTCACTTTACATTTAATTCCTAAGTCCCAAGTGCTTAGTGAAGATTGAAACCTATAATCTCCTGTTAACAGAGGTTCTTTGCTAAGAACCATTTCTCCAACATAACGAAATTGTGCAAAGATGGCCAAACGATGATTTGGACGATAAGTAAGTCTAGCAGTTCCTTCCCATCTTGGTTGATATGTTAGGTATCC encodes the following:
- a CDS encoding MotA/TolQ/ExbB proton channel family protein, which codes for MGIFEGAIDYFQRGGFIMWPLLLCSIVSISIGVERYLYYRKNISSSIFVIKFCSLINEDNFEEAHRYAKENKGDAAKLASDILSIRKDLGKRLESIVYSKADRAIDEMEQHLDYLSVVIGLAPMLGLLGTITGMIGSFNALNQRLQNPMAVTAGIGEALITTVFGLSIAILGMCIHAYLSSKVKTASFNLYEVAEALVNTMENN
- a CDS encoding DUF1904 domain-containing protein, whose protein sequence is MPHLKIRGIEKNLIVENSKEIIDKLTKIIGCDRNWFTIEHQNTEYIFDGKIVDGYTFVELYWFARDEKIKKEVADFLTKFIKKINNNKDCCIIFFTLTGDNYCDNGKFF
- a CDS encoding ExbD/TolR family protein; translated protein: MRRRPKKANQPPQLMLSPMIDMIFLLLVFFIVGTMYMSELRSIPIQLPQAKNSETLKKSSFTVSIKKDGSLFLDDIPIELQQLLKNVKIENENNPEFFVMIRAEEEVNYKTVIKLIDELRGAGVSRLGLATDLEDKYDR
- a CDS encoding energy transducer TonB encodes the protein MTDKNNRFLQGIVVAFIFHFLIAILLGLFEFHSNNYSPKILEITLGESGGGGGSGKKASNTSEASSSKTNKDNRDIVTDKIVKQKTIEPKKKIEKKQIDTKKSSSSNNPVKNLDEQNLSNSTGETQGSAEQGDGEGQGSGSGEGSGSRSGNGAGKAEGNGDSTGNGSGNGAVTPPYLVSYTSPKYPPSIRNLEIEGDVYVKILVAADGKVKNVTLYKSSGNETLDSAAIKEVYQWRFRAAKDSQGNSMACNVILPVKFVLH